From one Comamonas piscis genomic stretch:
- the gspG gene encoding type II secretion system major pseudopilin GspG — MMFSLRPQSAARRIQANIQRGFTLIELMVVLVIIGVLAALIVPNVIGAADEARVTAARTDITNIGGALKRYRLDNQRYPTAEQGLAALINRPSSGPAPMNWKPYLEKLPNDPWGHPYQYLNPGVKGEVDVMSFGADGQAGGEGNNADIGSWQ, encoded by the coding sequence ATGATGTTTTCCTTACGCCCGCAGTCGGCTGCCCGCCGCATACAAGCCAACATCCAGCGCGGCTTTACCTTGATCGAGCTGATGGTGGTGCTGGTCATCATCGGCGTGCTGGCCGCGCTGATTGTGCCCAATGTCATCGGCGCTGCTGATGAAGCCCGCGTGACGGCCGCGCGCACCGATATCACCAATATCGGCGGCGCCCTCAAGCGCTACCGCCTGGACAACCAGCGCTACCCCACCGCCGAACAAGGCCTGGCCGCGCTGATCAACCGCCCCAGCAGCGGCCCCGCGCCGATGAACTGGAAGCCCTACCTGGAAAAGCTGCCCAATGACCCCTGGGGCCATCCTTACCAGTACCTGAACCCGGGCGTTAAAGGCGAGGTCGATGTGATGAGCTTTGGTGCGGATGGCCAGGCCGGCGGTGAAGGCAATAACGCCGACATCGGCAGCTGGCAATAA
- a CDS encoding pilus assembly FimT family protein, whose protein sequence is MPRALAPTAQPRRQRGFTLMELLVVITLMALASAGVVFAMGDNSQDQLQREGQRLAAQLEAARAQSRASGQPVRWRADSQGFVIEGLQGGSRQGAWLHPPVAVRSSGDIILGPEALIGPQTVVLAYPNRNANSIAVATDGVRPFALQAP, encoded by the coding sequence ATGCCTCGCGCCCTTGCCCCCACCGCCCAGCCGCGCCGCCAGCGCGGCTTTACCTTGATGGAGCTGCTGGTCGTCATCACCCTGATGGCGCTGGCCAGCGCCGGCGTGGTGTTTGCGATGGGCGACAACAGCCAGGACCAGCTCCAGCGCGAAGGCCAGCGCCTGGCCGCGCAGCTGGAGGCCGCCCGGGCCCAGTCCCGCGCCAGTGGCCAGCCGGTGCGCTGGCGTGCCGACAGCCAGGGTTTTGTCATTGAAGGCCTGCAAGGCGGCTCCCGCCAGGGCGCCTGGCTGCATCCGCCGGTGGCAGTGCGCAGCAGTGGCGATATCATCCTCGGGCCAGAGGCGCTGATCGGCCCCCAGACGGTGGTACTCGCCTACCCCAACCGCAACGCGAACAGCATTGCCGTGGCCACCGATGGTGTGCGCCCGTTTGCCTTGCAAGCGCCCTGA
- the gspI gene encoding type II secretion system minor pseudopilin GspI: MPSKPSPHSGFTLIEVLVALAIVAIALLAGGKAMNALTQTAGRQSDVMLAQICAENQLIAARLSQQLPGLGNTSVACEQAGRMFDVRVGVFATPNPDFRRIDAHVFSGGAPLLRLSTIVGRY, translated from the coding sequence GTGCCCAGCAAGCCCTCCCCCCATTCCGGTTTCACTTTGATCGAGGTGCTGGTCGCGCTCGCCATCGTCGCCATTGCGCTGCTCGCGGGTGGCAAGGCGATGAACGCGCTGACCCAGACGGCGGGCCGCCAAAGCGATGTGATGCTCGCGCAGATCTGTGCCGAGAACCAGCTGATTGCCGCCCGCCTCTCTCAACAACTGCCCGGCCTGGGCAACACCAGTGTGGCCTGCGAGCAGGCGGGCCGCATGTTTGATGTGCGCGTGGGCGTGTTTGCCACGCCCAACCCGGATTTCCGCCGCATCGATGCCCATGTGTTCTCCGGCGGCGCGCCCTTGCTGCGCCTCAGCACCATCGTGGGGAGGTACTGA
- a CDS encoding prepilin-type N-terminal cleavage/methylation domain-containing protein produces the protein MPRRPAFSPQRIQGFTLIELLIAISILAVMTLASWRGIDGMVRAQQQAQAYSEEVMVVQAALSQWNTDLNAIERVAATTPVDWDGRVLRLTRRSSDINEQGLRVVSWAQRSLGNRDYWVRWQSAPVRDLQQWQQAWEMAAHAVTNSALTNTNADGGPQQTVLMPISGWQLLYFRGNSWSNPLSSQGANPQTDANNPTTVALPDGIRLRLELPAPGALSGVITNDWVNPIMSGNKS, from the coding sequence ATGCCGCGTCGCCCAGCTTTTAGCCCGCAGCGCATCCAGGGCTTTACCTTGATCGAGCTGCTGATCGCCATCTCCATCCTGGCGGTGATGACACTTGCCAGTTGGCGCGGCATCGACGGCATGGTGCGCGCCCAGCAGCAAGCCCAGGCGTACAGCGAAGAGGTGATGGTGGTGCAGGCGGCGCTGTCGCAGTGGAACACGGACCTGAACGCCATCGAGCGCGTGGCCGCCACCACCCCGGTGGACTGGGATGGCCGCGTGCTGCGGCTCACCCGCCGCAGCAGCGATATCAACGAACAAGGCCTGCGCGTGGTCAGCTGGGCCCAGCGCAGCCTGGGCAACCGCGACTACTGGGTGCGCTGGCAGTCCGCCCCCGTGCGTGATCTGCAACAGTGGCAGCAGGCCTGGGAGATGGCGGCCCACGCCGTCACCAATAGCGCGCTGACCAACACCAACGCCGATGGCGGCCCGCAGCAGACCGTGCTGATGCCCATCAGCGGCTGGCAGCTGCTGTATTTCCGGGGCAACAGCTGGAGCAACCCGCTGTCCAGCCAGGGCGCCAATCCCCAGACCGATGCCAACAACCCCACCACGGTGGCGCTGCCCGATGGCATCCGCCTGCGCCTGGAGCTGCCCGCACCGGGCGCGCTGTCGGGCGTCATCACCAACGACTGGGTCAACCCCATCATGTCGGGCAACAAATCATGA